A genomic stretch from Petrimonas mucosa includes:
- a CDS encoding SLC5 family protein produces MEKLSHFNLVFFDYLSFALYILLLSLIGYYFGKKKKQDSSDYFLAGRTLPWYVVGSSYIASNISTEHFIGMVGAAFVYGICVAMSEWANVASFSLLIWVFIPFLMSAKVFSTPEFLEKRFNLSVRQFFAVVTIVSNIIAFLAAVLYGGGIVIQQLFNINLWTSIIIIGLIAGVWSIYGGLKSIAWMDVFTVVVMVVGGLLVTILGLYMLSGEDHSLVSGFKVMLERNSAQTGIWKEVVEKNIHNMVGTDHYSRLSLIQPVSHQVSPWPNLILGVFTISIWYNALNQFMIQRVLAAKSSYHARMGIVFAGYLKVLLPVIVVLPGLILFARYPDVLNLPWPEIRPEADKGYIVLLQTLVPAGLRGLFIASLFGAVQSTVSAVLNSTSTVFTLDVYKRMFRKNELDSHYVRIGRWSSFVIIIVAIVLAGFIGKLGGSLFVYIQTLYAFFAPPFAAIFVLGILFRRINGKGAIVSITVGFIFSILLKIYIQYDAAAPSWLTPFQMQAIVSWLLCVIVCVVVSLLTEKPRAEQVTDDLTINWKKINIFEDLGNKWYKSVILWWLIFVLLVACLVIIFF; encoded by the coding sequence ATGGAAAAGCTATCACATTTCAATCTGGTTTTCTTTGATTATCTATCATTTGCATTATACATCTTGCTGCTTTCCTTAATTGGTTACTATTTCGGGAAGAAAAAAAAGCAAGATTCTTCCGATTATTTCCTTGCTGGTCGGACATTGCCATGGTACGTTGTTGGAAGTTCCTATATTGCATCAAACATCAGCACCGAACATTTTATCGGTATGGTTGGTGCTGCATTTGTATATGGTATCTGCGTTGCAATGTCTGAGTGGGCAAATGTAGCTTCCTTCTCACTCTTGATATGGGTGTTCATCCCATTTCTGATGTCTGCAAAAGTGTTCAGTACACCTGAATTTCTGGAGAAAAGATTCAATTTGTCTGTGCGCCAGTTTTTTGCAGTTGTTACAATTGTGAGCAATATTATCGCCTTTCTTGCAGCCGTACTTTATGGTGGTGGTATTGTAATTCAGCAATTGTTTAATATCAACTTGTGGACTTCAATCATTATTATTGGCCTGATTGCGGGAGTATGGTCAATCTATGGTGGTCTTAAGTCGATAGCCTGGATGGATGTCTTTACCGTTGTTGTGATGGTTGTAGGTGGGTTATTGGTGACAATTCTCGGCCTGTATATGCTCTCCGGTGAAGATCACTCCCTGGTAAGCGGTTTTAAGGTTATGCTTGAAAGAAATAGTGCTCAGACAGGTATCTGGAAAGAGGTTGTTGAAAAAAACATCCACAATATGGTTGGCACAGATCACTATTCCAGGTTATCTCTAATCCAGCCGGTCTCACATCAAGTTTCTCCGTGGCCAAATCTTATTTTGGGGGTTTTTACAATTAGTATCTGGTACAACGCATTGAATCAATTTATGATTCAAAGAGTGTTGGCAGCTAAAAGCAGTTATCACGCGCGGATGGGTATCGTTTTTGCCGGTTACCTGAAAGTATTGTTACCGGTTATTGTGGTATTGCCGGGTTTGATCCTGTTTGCCCGATATCCTGATGTCCTGAATCTTCCATGGCCTGAAATCAGACCTGAGGCGGACAAAGGATATATCGTGTTGCTTCAGACATTGGTGCCCGCAGGTCTTCGTGGATTATTTATTGCATCCTTATTTGGTGCCGTGCAATCCACGGTGAGTGCCGTACTGAATTCTACCTCGACCGTATTTACACTGGATGTGTACAAACGAATGTTCAGAAAGAACGAACTTGATTCGCATTATGTAAGAATTGGGAGATGGTCCTCTTTTGTTATCATCATAGTGGCGATTGTGCTGGCTGGCTTCATAGGAAAATTAGGTGGCAGTTTGTTTGTGTACATCCAGACATTGTATGCGTTTTTCGCACCCCCTTTTGCTGCAATCTTTGTTTTGGGAATACTTTTTAGGAGGATCAACGGAAAGGGGGCTATTGTGTCCATCACTGTAGGATTCATCTTCAGCATACTGTTGAAAATCTATATTCAGTACGATGCCGCTGCACCCTCATGGTTAACTCCTTTCCAGATGCAAGCTATTGTAAGCTGGCTGTTGTGTGTGATTGTTTGTGTAGTGGTGAGCTTGCTGACAGAAAAGCCGAGAGCAGAGCAGGTGACTGATGATTTGACAATCAATTGGAAGAAGATAAATATTTTCGAGGATCTGGGCAATAAATGGTACAAGAGCGTCATTTTATGGTGGCTGATTTTTGTCCTTCTGGTAGCATGTTTGGTGATAATATTCTTTTAA
- a CDS encoding amidohydrolase family protein, with amino-acid sequence MKKVIEIKNVDINLYHSIIKNFLPEDIIDIHTHVFIKEHHLINQENNARLARWPERVAEENPIEDLIETYQLMFPGKKVSPLIFAYPMNLKYIELANKYIENCCRNNSQCYGLLLTKPEWDEFFLEEQLLSGGFYGTKVYLNFAPQGIPKNEISIFDFLPHHQLTLLNKRGMIVMLHIPRDNRLKDPINLMQIIEIEKKYPDIKLIIAHVGRAYCREDIGNAFEVLSVTNNVLFDFSANTNQSVFEHLIKSVGVKRILFGSDLPITRMRMKRICESGTYINIIPKGLYGDISDDKHMREVEGEEAGQLSFFLFEEIMAFQKAAVATHLKDNDIEDIFFNNARRILSI; translated from the coding sequence ATGAAGAAGGTAATAGAAATCAAAAACGTGGATATCAACTTATATCACTCCATCATCAAAAACTTTCTGCCTGAGGATATAATCGATATACATACACATGTCTTTATTAAAGAACATCACCTTATCAACCAAGAGAATAATGCCAGGTTGGCCCGGTGGCCGGAGCGTGTGGCTGAAGAAAATCCGATTGAAGATTTAATAGAAACATACCAATTGATGTTCCCGGGTAAAAAAGTATCTCCATTGATATTTGCTTATCCCATGAATCTGAAATATATTGAATTAGCAAATAAATATATTGAAAACTGCTGCAGGAACAATTCACAATGCTACGGGTTGCTTTTAACAAAACCTGAATGGGATGAGTTTTTTTTAGAAGAACAACTGCTTAGTGGTGGCTTTTATGGAACAAAAGTGTATTTAAACTTCGCACCACAAGGAATTCCGAAAAATGAGATCTCAATTTTTGATTTTCTACCTCATCATCAATTGACCCTGCTGAATAAACGCGGGATGATTGTTATGCTACATATTCCCAGGGATAACAGATTGAAAGATCCAATCAATTTGATGCAGATAATTGAAATTGAGAAAAAGTATCCTGATATCAAACTGATTATCGCCCATGTAGGTCGTGCTTATTGTCGCGAAGATATTGGTAATGCATTTGAGGTTTTATCTGTGACCAATAATGTGTTGTTTGATTTCAGTGCAAATACAAACCAGTCTGTCTTTGAACATTTGATAAAGTCAGTTGGGGTGAAGAGAATACTTTTTGGGAGTGATTTGCCTATCACTCGTATGCGTATGAAGAGGATATGCGAGAGTGGAACTTATATCAATATCATACCAAAGGGTTTGTATGGCGATATCTCAGATGATAAACATATGAGGGAAGTGGAAGGAGAAGAGGCCGGGCAGTTGTCTTTCTTTTTGTTTGAAGAGATCATGGCTTTCCAGAAAGCAGCCGTCGCGACTCATTTGAAAGATAATGATATTGAAGATATTTTCTTTAATAACGCCAGAAGAATATTATCCATATAA
- a CDS encoding FGGY-family carbohydrate kinase, with protein sequence MNCFVGIDIGTSVTKCILISQSGKILSHIKKSNIYIYGSSNRVEFSVDERYESICSLLRTLLLKKPEGASVLAICISGASGNALLLDGSRKPLTNAVSWLDERANSSFETLLTPFSSHYIYAITGWPRISSFPLVYFSWMKENEPEVYHSATYRVTDFVYYNYRLTNNWFIDTSTATNSYLLDQKKMQYHQPFLDYLDIKKESLPEIVKSGTPIGFVTKQAADETHLPAGTPVIAGSFDHPSAARGTGMTQVGDLLLSCGTSWVGFCPVDNRDKALKEDLLVDPFLFPDGPWGAMFSYAGLGNIINEYLDILSKRTKFGLSKFDEEIKSWNLRENKCLFNILQKDIFPEAYIDYLMESFNVKEIYKSMIGSVCAIMEDKISHFQHSSNRVNQITMVGGYSKSKFWPQVLSNYLDMPISLNNCEFAGCIGAVMLAGMGVGLFENESDAYRKLHITSTQLTPNS encoded by the coding sequence ATGAATTGTTTTGTTGGTATAGATATTGGAACGAGTGTTACAAAATGTATTTTGATTTCGCAGAGTGGTAAGATATTATCTCACATAAAGAAGTCTAATATCTATATATATGGTAGTTCAAATCGAGTAGAATTCAGTGTCGATGAGAGGTACGAGAGTATTTGTTCATTGCTTAGAACTTTATTATTGAAAAAGCCCGAAGGAGCGAGCGTATTGGCGATCTGCATTAGTGGTGCAAGCGGGAATGCTTTGCTACTGGATGGATCCAGAAAACCATTAACGAACGCAGTAAGCTGGCTTGATGAGAGAGCGAATTCCTCATTCGAAACTCTTTTAACTCCATTTTCCTCTCACTATATATACGCTATCACCGGGTGGCCCAGAATATCATCCTTTCCATTAGTCTATTTTTCCTGGATGAAAGAGAATGAACCGGAAGTTTATCATTCAGCAACCTATCGGGTTACAGACTTCGTTTATTACAATTACAGATTGACTAACAATTGGTTTATTGATACCTCTACAGCAACAAATAGCTATCTCCTGGATCAAAAAAAGATGCAATATCATCAACCCTTCCTTGATTATCTGGATATTAAAAAAGAGAGCTTGCCCGAGATCGTCAAGAGTGGGACACCCATCGGTTTTGTCACAAAACAGGCCGCAGACGAAACACACTTACCGGCTGGGACCCCTGTAATTGCGGGGTCGTTTGACCACCCGTCTGCAGCCAGAGGAACAGGCATGACACAAGTTGGAGATTTACTTCTATCATGTGGAACATCCTGGGTGGGGTTTTGTCCGGTTGATAACCGCGATAAAGCGCTGAAAGAAGATTTACTTGTTGATCCCTTTTTATTTCCCGATGGTCCCTGGGGAGCAATGTTTTCTTATGCAGGCCTGGGAAACATTATAAATGAATATCTCGATATCTTGTCGAAAAGAACGAAGTTTGGATTGTCAAAATTTGACGAAGAGATCAAGTCTTGGAATCTTAGAGAAAATAAATGCCTTTTCAATATCCTGCAAAAGGATATTTTTCCAGAAGCATATATTGACTATCTGATGGAAAGTTTCAATGTAAAGGAAATATACAAATCAATGATCGGATCTGTTTGTGCGATCATGGAGGATAAAATATCTCATTTTCAACATTCCAGCAACAGAGTAAATCAAATAACCATGGTAGGTGGATATTCAAAAAGCAAGTTTTGGCCCCAGGTTTTATCCAATTACCTCGATATGCCAATTTCTTTAAATAATTGTGAATTTGCAGGTTGCATAGGAGCAGTGATGTTAGCCGGAATGGGTGTTGGTCTATTCGAAAATGAATCTGACGCTTACAGGAAATTGCATATTACATCCACACAACTAACACCAAACTCTTGA
- a CDS encoding class I fructose-bisphosphate aldolase, which produces MNGKQLRIEKLFNKSENAVIVAIDHGMFDGPIPGMINMKETGEKIDSSIDGVLLSPGMLKHLRPVFNYKGAPMPIVRLNWSSVYCFHWDYNNAYTTIAQMADDAVANGAEIVLVSLTLQTGSEKNDTDNVKIYSHLVNAADKLGIPVIGEYFPTHSSELTNEQMHEQVFTSCRILSELGCDMIKTFYTHKFKEVTESCPVPVFGLGAEKKPTQLEALQLASDEIRDGAKGVVFGRNAIQVANPIAFQRALCDVVKNNLDPIKAIAKYNIKD; this is translated from the coding sequence ATGAACGGGAAACAGCTCAGAATTGAGAAATTATTTAACAAAAGCGAGAATGCAGTTATTGTTGCAATAGATCACGGAATGTTTGATGGCCCTATCCCTGGGATGATCAATATGAAAGAAACGGGTGAGAAAATAGATTCATCAATAGATGGAGTTCTATTAAGTCCGGGGATGTTGAAACATCTTCGGCCCGTATTTAATTACAAGGGAGCCCCCATGCCTATTGTGAGATTGAACTGGAGTTCGGTCTATTGTTTCCACTGGGATTACAACAATGCTTACACGACAATCGCTCAAATGGCGGATGATGCAGTTGCAAATGGCGCTGAAATTGTTTTGGTTTCACTCACCTTACAAACTGGAAGTGAGAAGAATGACACTGATAATGTAAAGATATACAGTCATTTGGTCAATGCTGCTGATAAACTGGGTATTCCTGTAATTGGAGAATATTTCCCAACCCACTCAAGTGAGTTGACTAACGAGCAAATGCATGAACAGGTCTTCACAAGTTGCAGAATACTTAGTGAATTAGGATGTGACATGATTAAAACATTTTACACACACAAATTCAAAGAGGTCACAGAAAGTTGCCCTGTTCCTGTATTCGGACTTGGTGCAGAAAAAAAACCAACCCAGCTTGAAGCACTTCAACTGGCTTCAGATGAAATCAGAGACGGGGCAAAGGGTGTGGTCTTTGGAAGAAATGCTATTCAGGTTGCCAATCCTATAGCTTTTCAAAGAGCTTTATGTGATGTAGTAAAGAATAATCTTGATCCAATAAAAGCAATTGCTAAATACAACATCAAAGATTAG
- a CDS encoding calcineurin-like phosphoesterase C-terminal domain-containing protein — MVTLHGCGDEKIPETEKTEFRITGISLPTSLEIRKNGEITLTGKGFEVGDLINFVVFNDENSKFSTKVLSVTSQSALFKLPVNLSSGTYSLSVTRDSQTLTLGTIQIIIIADNDIPDNAIPDIQGMTVKGVVYCDDEGIPGVVVSDGYEVTITDENGIYYLPSDKQSGYIFISVPGNYEVPNNKNLPQFYQRLAGGSKVEQIDFSLIKVDNSNHVVLAMADWHLANRTNDLEQFTSGFLVDVNNIIRDYQSKGVKVYGLTLGDMSWDRYWYDNSFALPEYLTMMNKINCPIFNVMGNHDNDPYISGDWASEQTFKDIVGPTYYAFNLGKIHYIVLDNIEYINLGGAQGVVGQRNYNKTIVQRQRVWLKRHLATIEDKDTPIVIGMHAPLHGRVKVDNNGSYQPKITMENGDLLVSDLSGFSNVHLLTGHSHINYAVNASSTLMEHNIGAVCATWWWTGSNGYAGNHICKDGSPGGYSVWELNNREIEWYYKSIGYDRTYQFRAYDLNTVHITAATHAPNSSDVLLAPYAKEYATPGNLNEVLINVFGYDDEWEVEVKENENMLEVKRVKTHDPLHIISYTALRLNDGAEPNFATHNTSHMFKAKAASATSSLQITVKDRFGNIYSEIMERPKAFTYSMK; from the coding sequence ATGGTGACACTACACGGTTGTGGGGATGAGAAAATTCCTGAGACTGAAAAAACCGAGTTTCGCATCACAGGAATCTCACTCCCTACTAGCCTGGAAATCAGGAAAAATGGGGAGATCACCCTTACAGGGAAAGGATTTGAAGTAGGAGACCTGATAAATTTTGTTGTTTTTAATGATGAAAACAGCAAATTCTCGACGAAGGTGCTTTCAGTAACGAGTCAATCGGCACTCTTCAAGCTGCCGGTTAACCTATCGTCAGGTACATATAGTCTTTCGGTCACCAGGGATAGCCAAACACTCACACTAGGTACTATCCAGATCATTATTATAGCTGATAATGACATCCCCGACAATGCCATTCCCGATATACAGGGGATGACGGTAAAGGGGGTGGTCTATTGTGATGATGAGGGTATTCCCGGGGTAGTGGTTTCTGATGGGTACGAGGTCACCATAACCGACGAGAACGGTATTTACTACCTTCCTTCTGACAAACAGAGCGGGTATATCTTCATCTCTGTACCCGGTAACTATGAGGTCCCTAACAATAAAAATCTACCACAATTTTATCAGCGGCTTGCAGGAGGAAGTAAGGTGGAACAGATAGATTTCTCCCTGATCAAGGTAGACAATTCAAACCACGTAGTACTGGCTATGGCTGATTGGCACCTGGCAAACCGGACAAATGACTTGGAACAGTTCACCAGCGGCTTTCTAGTTGACGTAAACAACATTATCCGGGATTACCAATCGAAAGGGGTGAAAGTTTACGGGTTGACACTCGGGGACATGAGCTGGGATCGATACTGGTATGATAATTCTTTCGCATTGCCTGAATATCTCACCATGATGAACAAGATTAACTGCCCCATATTCAACGTGATGGGCAATCACGACAATGATCCTTACATCTCAGGGGACTGGGCATCAGAACAGACTTTCAAAGACATTGTGGGACCTACATATTACGCATTCAACCTGGGAAAGATACACTATATTGTCTTAGACAACATCGAATACATAAATTTGGGTGGTGCTCAGGGGGTCGTGGGACAGCGAAATTACAACAAAACTATTGTACAGCGACAAAGGGTGTGGTTGAAAAGGCACCTTGCTACGATTGAGGACAAGGACACACCGATCGTGATCGGTATGCATGCTCCCTTGCACGGACGTGTGAAAGTGGACAACAATGGTAGTTACCAGCCAAAAATCACAATGGAGAATGGAGATCTCCTGGTATCAGACCTTTCGGGATTTTCCAATGTACATCTTCTTACTGGTCACTCCCATATCAATTATGCCGTAAATGCATCCTCCACATTGATGGAACACAACATCGGTGCAGTATGTGCCACCTGGTGGTGGACCGGATCGAACGGTTATGCCGGCAATCATATCTGTAAAGATGGTAGTCCCGGTGGTTACAGTGTATGGGAATTGAATAATAGGGAGATCGAATGGTATTACAAAAGCATCGGGTATGATAGAACCTATCAGTTCAGGGCATATGACCTGAACACGGTACATATCACTGCCGCAACACATGCACCGAACTCTAGTGACGTGTTGCTGGCTCCCTATGCGAAAGAGTATGCCACTCCCGGAAACCTAAACGAGGTATTGATCAATGTGTTCGGATACGATGATGAGTGGGAGGTAGAGGTGAAAGAGAACGAGAACATGCTTGAGGTGAAACGGGTGAAAACTCATGACCCTCTGCACATCATTTCCTACACGGCGCTTAGACTTAATGACGGAGCCGAACCAAACTTTGCCACCCATAATACCTCTCACATGTTTAAAGCGAAAGCAGCCAGCGCCACCTCTTCACTTCAAATAACAGTAAAAGACCGCTTTGGAAATATCTATTCCGAAATAATGGAGCGACCCAAAGCTTTTACTTATTCCATGAAATAA
- a CDS encoding secondary thiamine-phosphate synthase enzyme YjbQ: protein MKLYRGTIELQSKDHRPDFHNVTEGVKKIVEESGVKNGICVVYSPHTTCSVITQECSHDLNFFGREYLQQDLNNIMEKLVPTCRTEGQYLHPGPKHIEFALTFPDEEPKGSLNTDAHLRSVFFGRSETIPLVDGNLSLGDFGFIYFIDWDQIRERKRVCEVQIIGE from the coding sequence ATGAAACTTTACAGAGGAACAATTGAATTGCAGTCTAAGGATCACAGACCCGATTTTCACAATGTAACAGAGGGTGTGAAAAAAATCGTGGAAGAATCAGGTGTAAAAAATGGAATATGTGTTGTTTATTCACCCCACACAACCTGTTCCGTGATCACCCAGGAATGCTCTCACGATTTGAACTTTTTTGGCAGGGAATACCTGCAACAGGATTTGAACAACATCATGGAAAAATTGGTGCCAACTTGCAGGACCGAAGGTCAGTACCTGCATCCCGGGCCCAAACACATCGAATTTGCCCTTACTTTCCCTGACGAGGAACCCAAGGGAAGCCTAAATACAGATGCGCACCTACGCTCGGTATTTTTTGGACGTTCAGAAACTATTCCATTGGTTGATGGTAATCTCTCGTTGGGCGACTTTGGTTTTATCTATTTCATCGACTGGGATCAGATACGTGAACGAAAAAGAGTTTGTGAGGTGCAGATTATTGGTGAATAG
- a CDS encoding L-arabinose isomerase family protein, with translation MYSQDKMKLKVGLLPLYLNMYDEIIPEVKIELNLFLKRVTDLLTQRGIDVVSVDICGVSREFETAINQFENENVDSIVTLHLAYSPSLECIDSLCKTELPIVVMDTTRDKKFDSISLLMYNHGIHGVQDMCNLLLQRGKTFFLEAGHIDSSDVVIRIIQHVKGARIAKEFKSSRVGQIGESFEGMGDFVVEPKRLASDYGIQIIKTSPLQLESYYSTVNKHDIFEEMQNNIKEYDLTQVCDESHYLSTQIGQVLKRWISNYGLTGFTINFKAVRKNSGLPMMPFFEICKLMKNGKIGYAGEGDILTAALTGALSRVLNECSFAEMFCPDWENDTIFLSHMGEINFEIIEDKAKLIEMEWLFTDADRYLSPSACFKSGEATLVCLAPKSGGNFSLITAPVVMLDDYYGESFGDGIRGWMKPSIPVPEFLKKYSEAGGIHHMAIVYGTHLMTLKTFGEIMNWDVIEII, from the coding sequence ATGTATTCACAAGATAAAATGAAACTTAAGGTTGGTTTATTGCCGCTCTATTTAAATATGTACGATGAGATAATCCCGGAAGTGAAAATTGAACTGAACTTATTTCTCAAGAGAGTTACTGATCTACTTACTCAACGCGGAATCGATGTGGTATCAGTAGATATCTGCGGGGTTTCTCGTGAATTTGAAACAGCTATTAATCAGTTTGAAAATGAAAATGTTGACTCTATCGTGACATTGCATTTGGCATATTCCCCATCCCTGGAGTGCATAGATTCTCTCTGTAAGACAGAATTACCAATTGTTGTGATGGATACGACAAGGGACAAGAAATTCGATTCCATTTCGCTTTTAATGTACAATCACGGGATTCATGGGGTTCAGGATATGTGCAATTTGCTCCTGCAAAGGGGGAAGACTTTTTTTCTTGAAGCTGGACATATTGATTCATCAGATGTTGTAATTAGAATTATTCAACACGTTAAAGGGGCCAGAATCGCCAAAGAGTTCAAGTCTTCCCGGGTCGGGCAGATCGGAGAAAGCTTCGAGGGAATGGGAGACTTTGTCGTTGAACCCAAAAGGTTAGCGTCTGACTATGGAATCCAAATAATAAAAACATCTCCTTTGCAGTTAGAGAGTTATTATTCAACTGTAAATAAACACGATATCTTTGAGGAGATGCAGAATAACATAAAAGAATACGATTTGACTCAGGTATGCGATGAATCTCATTATTTGTCTACTCAAATAGGACAAGTGCTCAAGAGATGGATCAGTAATTACGGGTTAACCGGATTTACAATTAATTTCAAAGCCGTCAGGAAAAATAGCGGTTTACCAATGATGCCTTTTTTTGAGATTTGCAAATTAATGAAAAACGGAAAAATCGGCTATGCTGGAGAAGGTGATATTTTAACTGCAGCATTAACAGGAGCATTGTCAAGAGTCTTAAATGAATGTTCTTTTGCGGAGATGTTTTGTCCTGATTGGGAAAACGATACAATTTTTCTTAGTCATATGGGTGAAATTAATTTTGAGATTATTGAAGATAAAGCCAAACTAATAGAAATGGAATGGCTTTTCACAGATGCCGATCGTTATTTATCTCCCTCAGCCTGTTTTAAAAGTGGAGAAGCAACACTCGTATGTTTAGCACCCAAATCGGGTGGCAATTTTTCTTTGATAACAGCTCCTGTTGTCATGTTAGATGACTACTATGGTGAATCTTTTGGCGATGGTATAAGGGGATGGATGAAACCTTCGATTCCTGTTCCTGAATTTTTGAAAAAATATAGTGAAGCTGGCGGTATTCATCATATGGCCATCGTTTATGGAACACACCTGATGACCTTAAAGACATTTGGGGAAATTATGAACTGGGATGTAATTGAAATAATTTAA
- a CDS encoding KpsF/GutQ family sugar-phosphate isomerase, with translation MHNSTKSEIISKAKESLRIESKAIADIIDYLDQDRFYDAVEILSNCPKIITCASGSSGIAAKKFAHSLCCIERNAQFLSPAEAIHGGMGCMKKGDAVVMVSRGGKTAELLPIIDVCNKKEVILIGITENMNSPLARQSQIVIPMKIERESDPLNVMATSSFVVTIAIFDAMLVAVMETTGYRLEQFALIHPGGAVGNRLNK, from the coding sequence ATGCATAATTCAACAAAATCGGAGATCATTAGTAAGGCAAAAGAATCTCTCCGTATTGAAAGTAAAGCCATAGCTGATATTATTGATTATCTGGACCAGGATCGCTTCTATGACGCAGTAGAAATATTGAGCAACTGTCCCAAGATAATTACCTGTGCAAGTGGTTCATCAGGAATTGCCGCAAAGAAATTTGCGCACTCCCTGTGTTGCATTGAACGAAATGCGCAGTTTCTCTCTCCTGCGGAAGCCATCCATGGTGGGATGGGCTGCATGAAGAAAGGGGATGCTGTTGTGATGGTCTCACGTGGTGGAAAGACGGCTGAGTTGCTTCCCATCATCGATGTTTGCAACAAAAAAGAGGTGATATTGATTGGGATCACGGAAAATATGAACTCACCACTGGCAAGGCAGTCACAAATCGTGATCCCAATGAAAATCGAACGTGAGAGTGACCCGCTAAACGTAATGGCAACCTCAAGCTTTGTGGTAACCATAGCCATCTTCGACGCTATGTTGGTTGCGGTGATGGAGACAACGGGATATCGGCTGGAGCAATTCGCACTCATTCACCCGGGCGGAGCTGTCGGAAACAGGTTAAACAAGTAA
- a CDS encoding triose-phosphate isomerase codes for MYKGITIKPPFFEIGPKAFMYGERMLQLAKAADEASAKYDVRIILTPQPSDIYLLAKETSHLLIFAQHMDPITVGRGLGSILPEAVKAAGAVGVMLNHAEKPMTTADLYKAIKRAHETGLATIVCADSIKEAEAIAHLSPNIIVVEPTELIGTGVTSDKEYVIATTSAIKRINSEIQVLQAAGIKNEQDVYNVMKAGADATGTTSGIMKAENPEEMLEKMIRAVRIAWDELH; via the coding sequence ATGTATAAAGGAATAACCATCAAACCCCCATTCTTTGAAATTGGGCCCAAAGCATTTATGTACGGTGAACGAATGTTGCAGCTGGCAAAAGCGGCTGATGAGGCATCGGCTAAGTATGACGTGCGAATCATACTAACACCTCAACCGTCGGATATTTACCTGTTGGCAAAGGAAACCAGCCATCTGCTCATCTTCGCGCAACATATGGATCCGATTACTGTAGGAAGAGGACTTGGGTCCATATTGCCTGAAGCTGTAAAAGCAGCCGGAGCAGTAGGCGTAATGCTGAACCATGCAGAAAAACCAATGACCACAGCCGATTTGTATAAAGCGATTAAGAGAGCCCATGAAACAGGCCTGGCCACTATTGTCTGTGCCGATTCCATCAAAGAAGCAGAAGCAATTGCTCATTTATCGCCTAACATCATTGTGGTTGAACCAACCGAACTCATCGGCACGGGTGTAACCAGTGATAAGGAATATGTAATCGCTACCACATCTGCTATCAAAAGAATAAATTCTGAAATACAAGTACTGCAGGCAGCCGGCATAAAAAATGAACAAGATGTATACAACGTAATGAAAGCCGGTGCTGACGCTACCGGAACTACAAGCGGTATTATGAAAGCGGAAAATCCGGAAGAAATGCTGGAGAAGATGATACGGGCCGTTCGAATTGCATGGGATGAATTACATTAA